A stretch of Ipomoea triloba cultivar NCNSP0323 chromosome 13, ASM357664v1 DNA encodes these proteins:
- the LOC116001634 gene encoding G-type lectin S-receptor-like serine/threonine-protein kinase At4g27290 isoform X4 has product MEPLSLILLLAFLLSIPNFCLGRDLITKTQFLRDGNTIVSEGGTFVMGFFSTTNSLNHYIGIWYRQDPVKTVVWVANRDAPLADTSSAVLKITLGGQLALLGDKGQAVWSANTSRSLRNPVAELLDTGNLVVRDADDDEKLQNFLWQSFDHPTDHWLSGMKLGWNLQTGHEVFFTSWKGENDPSSGQYTLHLDPTGYPQYSLKNRTTEIFSSGPWNGLRFSVAPIEQSNTNVPYGLVRNKKEVYVWYNTSIYSGLHRFLLTSNGILKLWVWEDDIKQWVSFYSEPANICGTYGLCGGNGVCNIHEYYHSCGCLANFLPNNNATDRLSVGCHRRKPLNCHNNGSSSDGFLKYSSIKLPDTKHSWYNESMSLQECERLCLRNCSCMAYSTLNISNGGNGCLIWYDDLVDMRIIPDGQDIYIRQAASEIPGLTPEPHHLNSLGRKIKILVLCLSMLVVIVLVGVSLYLYICKLKRKEQKLKQELELPRFDWSTISRATNNFSVMNKLGQGGFGAVYKGALDGGEEIAVKRLSKNSTQGLEEFMNEVICIAKLQHRNLVKLLGCCISGEEKMLIYEYMPNKSLDFFIFDFGLARSILGNATGDNTKRVAGTCFGISVLEIVSGRRNSEFINEDQYVALPEHAWKLYREGNSIALVDEHITGSYDVVQVLRSIHVGLLCVQHSPEDRPDMSSVVHMLVNDLALPQAKEPGFFFGKEYSSGTHAKGSQNEVTITTLNPR; this is encoded by the exons ATGGAACCTCTTTCGCTCATTTTGCTTTTGGCTTTCTTACTTTCAATACCAAATTTTTGCTTGGGAAGGGATTTAATTACTAAAACCCAATTCCTTAGAGACGGAAACACCATTGTTTCAGAGGGTGGAACCTTTGTAATGGGATTCTTTAGCACCACCAATTCCTTAAACCATTACATAGGTATATGGTACAGACAAGATCCAGTTAAGACAGTGGTTTGGGTTGCAAACAGAGATGCTCCACTTGCTGACACATCTTCAGCAGTCTTGAAGATCACCTTGGGAGGCCAACTTGCACTTCTTGGAGACAAGGGTCAGGCTGTTTGGTCTGCGAACACATCAAGATCGCTGCGAAATCCGGTTGCAGAGTTGCTAGATACTGGGAACCTTGTGGTTAGAGATGCAGATGATGATGAAAAGCTGCAGAATTTTCTGTGGCAAAGTTTTGATCATCCAACTGATCATTGGTTATCTGGAATGAAGTTAGGGTGGAATTTACAGACGGGTCATGAGGTATTTTTTACATCTTGGAAGGGTGAAAATGACCCATCTTCAGGCCAATATACACTGCACCTGGATCCTACTGGATACCCACAATATAGTCTTAAGAATAGAACAACTGAGATTTTTAGCTCAGGTCCATGGAATGGTTTGCGCTTTAGTGTAGCACCAATAGAACAGAGCAACACCAACGTGCCTTATGGACTGGTAAGAAATAAAAAGGAGGTTTATGTTTGGTATAATACCAGTATTTATTCGGGTTTACATAGATTTCTTCTTACAAGCAATGGTATTCTAAAATTATGGGTATGGGAAGATGACATCAAACAATGGGTGAGCTTTTATAGCGAACCGGCAAATATTTGTGGCACATATGGTTTATGTGGTGGAAATGGTGTCTGCAACATACATGAATATTATCATAGTTGCGGATGTCTGGCTAACTTTTTGCCTAATAATAATGCTACAGATAGATTGTCAGTAGGATGTCATAGGAGAAAACCTCTTAATTGCCATAATAATGGATCCTCATCAGATGGATTCCTCAAATATTCTAGTATCAAATTGCCAGATACAAAGCACTCTTGGTATAATGAATCTATGAGCCTTCAAGAGTGTGAACGACTTTGCTTGAGGAATTGCTCTTGTATGGCTTATTCCACTCTCAATATAAGTAATGGAGGAAATGGGTGTTTGATTTGGTATGATGATTTAGTTGATATGAGAATAATACCGGATGGGCAAGACATATACATCAGACAGGCTGCTAGTGAAATACCAG GGTTAACACCAGAACCACATCACTTAAACTCATTGGGGAGGAAAATAAAAATCCTTGTGCTTTGTTTGTCGATGCTGGTTGTAATAGTTCTTGTTGGGGTGTCTCTTTACTTGTATATTtgcaaattaaaaaggaaagaaCAAAAGTTGAAGCAAGAATTAGAGCTCCCACGTTTCGATTGGTCAACAATATCAAGAGCTACAAATAACTTCTCAGTGATGAACAAGTTAGGCCAAGGTGGATTTGGAGCTGTATACaag GGTGCATTGGATGGGGGAGAAGAAATAGCTGTAAAGAGACTATCAAAGAATTCCACTCAAGGTCTTGAGGAATTCATGAATGAAGTCATTTGTATTGCCAAATTACAACATCGAAATCTTGTTAAGCTTTTGGGGTGCTGCATTAGCGGCGAAGAAAAGATGTTGATCTATGAATACATGCCTAACAAAAGTTTGGACTTCTTCATATTTG ACTTTGGCTTGGCTAGGAGTATACTAGGAAATGCAACTGGAGATAACACAAAACGAGTTGCTGGAACATG CTTTGGTATTTCAGTACTTGAGATAGTCAGTGGTAGGAGAAATAGTGAGTTTATCAATGAAGATCAATACGTGGCTCTTCCCGAACAT GCATGGAAGCTTTATAGAGAAGGAAACTCAATTGCGCTGGTTGATGAGCATATAACTGGTTCATATGATGTAGTTCAAGTTCTAAGGTCAATCCATGTCGGCCTTCTATGTGTGCAACACTCTCCAGAGGATAGACCAGATATGTCATCTGTAGTTCATATGTTGGTTAATGATTTAGCATTACCTCAGGCTAAAGAGCCTGGCTTCTTTTTTGGCAAGGAATATTCTTCAGGGACACATGCAAAAGGTTCTCAAAATGAAGTTACAATTACGACATTAAATCCTCGTTGA
- the LOC116001634 gene encoding G-type lectin S-receptor-like serine/threonine-protein kinase At4g27290 isoform X1 yields MEPLSLILLLAFLLSIPNFCLGRDLITKTQFLRDGNTIVSEGGTFVMGFFSTTNSLNHYIGIWYRQDPVKTVVWVANRDAPLADTSSAVLKITLGGQLALLGDKGQAVWSANTSRSLRNPVAELLDTGNLVVRDADDDEKLQNFLWQSFDHPTDHWLSGMKLGWNLQTGHEVFFTSWKGENDPSSGQYTLHLDPTGYPQYSLKNRTTEIFSSGPWNGLRFSVAPIEQSNTNVPYGLVRNKKEVYVWYNTSIYSGLHRFLLTSNGILKLWVWEDDIKQWVSFYSEPANICGTYGLCGGNGVCNIHEYYHSCGCLANFLPNNNATDRLSVGCHRRKPLNCHNNGSSSDGFLKYSSIKLPDTKHSWYNESMSLQECERLCLRNCSCMAYSTLNISNGGNGCLIWYDDLVDMRIIPDGQDIYIRQAASEIPGLTPEPHHLNSLGRKIKILVLCLSMLVVIVLVGVSLYLYICKLKRKEQKLKQELELPRFDWSTISRATNNFSVMNKLGQGGFGAVYKGALDGGEEIAVKRLSKNSTQGLEEFMNEVICIAKLQHRNLVKLLGCCISGEEKMLIYEYMPNKSLDFFIFDQTKKRLLDWPKRFNIINGVARGLLYLHQDSRLRIIHRDLKTSNVLLDADLNPKISDFGLARSILGNATGDNTKRVAGTCGYMSPEYAGHGIFSIKSDVFSFGISVLEIVSGRRNSEFINEDQYVALPEHAWKLYREGNSIALVDEHITGSYDVVQVLRSIHVGLLCVQHSPEDRPDMSSVVHMLVNDLALPQAKEPGFFFGKEYSSGTHAKGSQNEVTITTLNPR; encoded by the exons ATGGAACCTCTTTCGCTCATTTTGCTTTTGGCTTTCTTACTTTCAATACCAAATTTTTGCTTGGGAAGGGATTTAATTACTAAAACCCAATTCCTTAGAGACGGAAACACCATTGTTTCAGAGGGTGGAACCTTTGTAATGGGATTCTTTAGCACCACCAATTCCTTAAACCATTACATAGGTATATGGTACAGACAAGATCCAGTTAAGACAGTGGTTTGGGTTGCAAACAGAGATGCTCCACTTGCTGACACATCTTCAGCAGTCTTGAAGATCACCTTGGGAGGCCAACTTGCACTTCTTGGAGACAAGGGTCAGGCTGTTTGGTCTGCGAACACATCAAGATCGCTGCGAAATCCGGTTGCAGAGTTGCTAGATACTGGGAACCTTGTGGTTAGAGATGCAGATGATGATGAAAAGCTGCAGAATTTTCTGTGGCAAAGTTTTGATCATCCAACTGATCATTGGTTATCTGGAATGAAGTTAGGGTGGAATTTACAGACGGGTCATGAGGTATTTTTTACATCTTGGAAGGGTGAAAATGACCCATCTTCAGGCCAATATACACTGCACCTGGATCCTACTGGATACCCACAATATAGTCTTAAGAATAGAACAACTGAGATTTTTAGCTCAGGTCCATGGAATGGTTTGCGCTTTAGTGTAGCACCAATAGAACAGAGCAACACCAACGTGCCTTATGGACTGGTAAGAAATAAAAAGGAGGTTTATGTTTGGTATAATACCAGTATTTATTCGGGTTTACATAGATTTCTTCTTACAAGCAATGGTATTCTAAAATTATGGGTATGGGAAGATGACATCAAACAATGGGTGAGCTTTTATAGCGAACCGGCAAATATTTGTGGCACATATGGTTTATGTGGTGGAAATGGTGTCTGCAACATACATGAATATTATCATAGTTGCGGATGTCTGGCTAACTTTTTGCCTAATAATAATGCTACAGATAGATTGTCAGTAGGATGTCATAGGAGAAAACCTCTTAATTGCCATAATAATGGATCCTCATCAGATGGATTCCTCAAATATTCTAGTATCAAATTGCCAGATACAAAGCACTCTTGGTATAATGAATCTATGAGCCTTCAAGAGTGTGAACGACTTTGCTTGAGGAATTGCTCTTGTATGGCTTATTCCACTCTCAATATAAGTAATGGAGGAAATGGGTGTTTGATTTGGTATGATGATTTAGTTGATATGAGAATAATACCGGATGGGCAAGACATATACATCAGACAGGCTGCTAGTGAAATACCAG GGTTAACACCAGAACCACATCACTTAAACTCATTGGGGAGGAAAATAAAAATCCTTGTGCTTTGTTTGTCGATGCTGGTTGTAATAGTTCTTGTTGGGGTGTCTCTTTACTTGTATATTtgcaaattaaaaaggaaagaaCAAAAGTTGAAGCAAGAATTAGAGCTCCCACGTTTCGATTGGTCAACAATATCAAGAGCTACAAATAACTTCTCAGTGATGAACAAGTTAGGCCAAGGTGGATTTGGAGCTGTATACaag GGTGCATTGGATGGGGGAGAAGAAATAGCTGTAAAGAGACTATCAAAGAATTCCACTCAAGGTCTTGAGGAATTCATGAATGAAGTCATTTGTATTGCCAAATTACAACATCGAAATCTTGTTAAGCTTTTGGGGTGCTGCATTAGCGGCGAAGAAAAGATGTTGATCTATGAATACATGCCTAACAAAAGTTTGGACTTCTTCATATTTG ATCAAACAAAGAAAAGGTTGCTTGATTGGCCAAAACGCTTCAACATAATTAATGGAGTTGCGCGAGGGTTATTATATCTCCATCAAGATTCTCGACTAAGAATAATTCATAGAGATCTAAAAACTAGTAATGTTTTGCTTGATGCTGATTTGAATCCAAAGATATCAGACTTTGGCTTGGCTAGGAGTATACTAGGAAATGCAACTGGAGATAACACAAAACGAGTTGCTGGAACATG TGGGTATATGTCTCCAGAATATGCCGGACATGGAATCTTTTCTATTAAATCAGATGTGTTTAGCTTTGGTATTTCAGTACTTGAGATAGTCAGTGGTAGGAGAAATAGTGAGTTTATCAATGAAGATCAATACGTGGCTCTTCCCGAACAT GCATGGAAGCTTTATAGAGAAGGAAACTCAATTGCGCTGGTTGATGAGCATATAACTGGTTCATATGATGTAGTTCAAGTTCTAAGGTCAATCCATGTCGGCCTTCTATGTGTGCAACACTCTCCAGAGGATAGACCAGATATGTCATCTGTAGTTCATATGTTGGTTAATGATTTAGCATTACCTCAGGCTAAAGAGCCTGGCTTCTTTTTTGGCAAGGAATATTCTTCAGGGACACATGCAAAAGGTTCTCAAAATGAAGTTACAATTACGACATTAAATCCTCGTTGA
- the LOC116001634 gene encoding G-type lectin S-receptor-like serine/threonine-protein kinase At4g27290 isoform X2 encodes MEPLSLILLLAFLLSIPNFCLGRDLITKTQFLRDGNTIVSEGGTFVMGFFSTTNSLNHYIGIWYRQDPVKTVVWVANRDAPLADTSSAVLKITLGGQLALLGDKGQAVWSANTSRSLRNPVAELLDTGNLVVRDADDDEKLQNFLWQSFDHPTDHWLSGMKLGWNLQTGHEVFFTSWKGENDPSSGQYTLHLDPTGYPQYSLKNRTTEIFSSGPWNGLRFSVAPIEQSNTNVPYGLVRNKKEVYVWYNTSIYSGLHRFLLTSNGILKLWVWEDDIKQWVSFYSEPANICGTYGLCGGNGVCNIHEYYHSCGCLANFLPNNNATDRLSVGCHRRKPLNCHNNGSSSDGFLKYSSIKLPDTKHSWYNESMSLQECERLCLRNCSCMAYSTLNISNGGNGCLIWYDDLVDMRIIPDGQDIYIRQAASEIPGLTPEPHHLNSLGRKIKILVLCLSMLVVIVLVGVSLYLYICKLKRKEQKLKQELELPRFDWSTISRATNNFSVMNKLGQGGFGAVYKGALDGGEEIAVKRLSKNSTQGLEEFMNEVICIAKLQHRNLVKLLGCCISGEEKMLIYEYMPNKSLDFFIFDQTKKRLLDWPKRFNIINGVARGLLYLHQDSRLRIIHRDLKTSNVLLDADLNPKISDFGLARSILGNATGDNTKRVAGTCFGISVLEIVSGRRNSEFINEDQYVALPEHAWKLYREGNSIALVDEHITGSYDVVQVLRSIHVGLLCVQHSPEDRPDMSSVVHMLVNDLALPQAKEPGFFFGKEYSSGTHAKGSQNEVTITTLNPR; translated from the exons ATGGAACCTCTTTCGCTCATTTTGCTTTTGGCTTTCTTACTTTCAATACCAAATTTTTGCTTGGGAAGGGATTTAATTACTAAAACCCAATTCCTTAGAGACGGAAACACCATTGTTTCAGAGGGTGGAACCTTTGTAATGGGATTCTTTAGCACCACCAATTCCTTAAACCATTACATAGGTATATGGTACAGACAAGATCCAGTTAAGACAGTGGTTTGGGTTGCAAACAGAGATGCTCCACTTGCTGACACATCTTCAGCAGTCTTGAAGATCACCTTGGGAGGCCAACTTGCACTTCTTGGAGACAAGGGTCAGGCTGTTTGGTCTGCGAACACATCAAGATCGCTGCGAAATCCGGTTGCAGAGTTGCTAGATACTGGGAACCTTGTGGTTAGAGATGCAGATGATGATGAAAAGCTGCAGAATTTTCTGTGGCAAAGTTTTGATCATCCAACTGATCATTGGTTATCTGGAATGAAGTTAGGGTGGAATTTACAGACGGGTCATGAGGTATTTTTTACATCTTGGAAGGGTGAAAATGACCCATCTTCAGGCCAATATACACTGCACCTGGATCCTACTGGATACCCACAATATAGTCTTAAGAATAGAACAACTGAGATTTTTAGCTCAGGTCCATGGAATGGTTTGCGCTTTAGTGTAGCACCAATAGAACAGAGCAACACCAACGTGCCTTATGGACTGGTAAGAAATAAAAAGGAGGTTTATGTTTGGTATAATACCAGTATTTATTCGGGTTTACATAGATTTCTTCTTACAAGCAATGGTATTCTAAAATTATGGGTATGGGAAGATGACATCAAACAATGGGTGAGCTTTTATAGCGAACCGGCAAATATTTGTGGCACATATGGTTTATGTGGTGGAAATGGTGTCTGCAACATACATGAATATTATCATAGTTGCGGATGTCTGGCTAACTTTTTGCCTAATAATAATGCTACAGATAGATTGTCAGTAGGATGTCATAGGAGAAAACCTCTTAATTGCCATAATAATGGATCCTCATCAGATGGATTCCTCAAATATTCTAGTATCAAATTGCCAGATACAAAGCACTCTTGGTATAATGAATCTATGAGCCTTCAAGAGTGTGAACGACTTTGCTTGAGGAATTGCTCTTGTATGGCTTATTCCACTCTCAATATAAGTAATGGAGGAAATGGGTGTTTGATTTGGTATGATGATTTAGTTGATATGAGAATAATACCGGATGGGCAAGACATATACATCAGACAGGCTGCTAGTGAAATACCAG GGTTAACACCAGAACCACATCACTTAAACTCATTGGGGAGGAAAATAAAAATCCTTGTGCTTTGTTTGTCGATGCTGGTTGTAATAGTTCTTGTTGGGGTGTCTCTTTACTTGTATATTtgcaaattaaaaaggaaagaaCAAAAGTTGAAGCAAGAATTAGAGCTCCCACGTTTCGATTGGTCAACAATATCAAGAGCTACAAATAACTTCTCAGTGATGAACAAGTTAGGCCAAGGTGGATTTGGAGCTGTATACaag GGTGCATTGGATGGGGGAGAAGAAATAGCTGTAAAGAGACTATCAAAGAATTCCACTCAAGGTCTTGAGGAATTCATGAATGAAGTCATTTGTATTGCCAAATTACAACATCGAAATCTTGTTAAGCTTTTGGGGTGCTGCATTAGCGGCGAAGAAAAGATGTTGATCTATGAATACATGCCTAACAAAAGTTTGGACTTCTTCATATTTG ATCAAACAAAGAAAAGGTTGCTTGATTGGCCAAAACGCTTCAACATAATTAATGGAGTTGCGCGAGGGTTATTATATCTCCATCAAGATTCTCGACTAAGAATAATTCATAGAGATCTAAAAACTAGTAATGTTTTGCTTGATGCTGATTTGAATCCAAAGATATCAGACTTTGGCTTGGCTAGGAGTATACTAGGAAATGCAACTGGAGATAACACAAAACGAGTTGCTGGAACATG CTTTGGTATTTCAGTACTTGAGATAGTCAGTGGTAGGAGAAATAGTGAGTTTATCAATGAAGATCAATACGTGGCTCTTCCCGAACAT GCATGGAAGCTTTATAGAGAAGGAAACTCAATTGCGCTGGTTGATGAGCATATAACTGGTTCATATGATGTAGTTCAAGTTCTAAGGTCAATCCATGTCGGCCTTCTATGTGTGCAACACTCTCCAGAGGATAGACCAGATATGTCATCTGTAGTTCATATGTTGGTTAATGATTTAGCATTACCTCAGGCTAAAGAGCCTGGCTTCTTTTTTGGCAAGGAATATTCTTCAGGGACACATGCAAAAGGTTCTCAAAATGAAGTTACAATTACGACATTAAATCCTCGTTGA
- the LOC116001634 gene encoding G-type lectin S-receptor-like serine/threonine-protein kinase At4g27290 isoform X3 has product MEPLSLILLLAFLLSIPNFCLGRDLITKTQFLRDGNTIVSEGGTFVMGFFSTTNSLNHYIGIWYRQDPVKTVVWVANRDAPLADTSSAVLKITLGGQLALLGDKGQAVWSANTSRSLRNPVAELLDTGNLVVRDADDDEKLQNFLWQSFDHPTDHWLSGMKLGWNLQTGHEVFFTSWKGENDPSSGQYTLHLDPTGYPQYSLKNRTTEIFSSGPWNGLRFSVAPIEQSNTNVPYGLVRNKKEVYVWYNTSIYSGLHRFLLTSNGILKLWVWEDDIKQWVSFYSEPANICGTYGLCGGNGVCNIHEYYHSCGCLANFLPNNNATDRLSVGCHRRKPLNCHNNGSSSDGFLKYSSIKLPDTKHSWYNESMSLQECERLCLRNCSCMAYSTLNISNGGNGCLIWYDDLVDMRIIPDGQDIYIRQAASEIPGLTPEPHHLNSLGRKIKILVLCLSMLVVIVLVGVSLYLYICKLKRKEQKLKQELELPRFDWSTISRATNNFSVMNKLGQGGFGAVYKGALDGGEEIAVKRLSKNSTQGLEEFMNEVICIAKLQHRNLVKLLGCCISGEEKMLIYEYMPNKSLDFFIFDFGLARSILGNATGDNTKRVAGTCGYMSPEYAGHGIFSIKSDVFSFGISVLEIVSGRRNSEFINEDQYVALPEHAWKLYREGNSIALVDEHITGSYDVVQVLRSIHVGLLCVQHSPEDRPDMSSVVHMLVNDLALPQAKEPGFFFGKEYSSGTHAKGSQNEVTITTLNPR; this is encoded by the exons ATGGAACCTCTTTCGCTCATTTTGCTTTTGGCTTTCTTACTTTCAATACCAAATTTTTGCTTGGGAAGGGATTTAATTACTAAAACCCAATTCCTTAGAGACGGAAACACCATTGTTTCAGAGGGTGGAACCTTTGTAATGGGATTCTTTAGCACCACCAATTCCTTAAACCATTACATAGGTATATGGTACAGACAAGATCCAGTTAAGACAGTGGTTTGGGTTGCAAACAGAGATGCTCCACTTGCTGACACATCTTCAGCAGTCTTGAAGATCACCTTGGGAGGCCAACTTGCACTTCTTGGAGACAAGGGTCAGGCTGTTTGGTCTGCGAACACATCAAGATCGCTGCGAAATCCGGTTGCAGAGTTGCTAGATACTGGGAACCTTGTGGTTAGAGATGCAGATGATGATGAAAAGCTGCAGAATTTTCTGTGGCAAAGTTTTGATCATCCAACTGATCATTGGTTATCTGGAATGAAGTTAGGGTGGAATTTACAGACGGGTCATGAGGTATTTTTTACATCTTGGAAGGGTGAAAATGACCCATCTTCAGGCCAATATACACTGCACCTGGATCCTACTGGATACCCACAATATAGTCTTAAGAATAGAACAACTGAGATTTTTAGCTCAGGTCCATGGAATGGTTTGCGCTTTAGTGTAGCACCAATAGAACAGAGCAACACCAACGTGCCTTATGGACTGGTAAGAAATAAAAAGGAGGTTTATGTTTGGTATAATACCAGTATTTATTCGGGTTTACATAGATTTCTTCTTACAAGCAATGGTATTCTAAAATTATGGGTATGGGAAGATGACATCAAACAATGGGTGAGCTTTTATAGCGAACCGGCAAATATTTGTGGCACATATGGTTTATGTGGTGGAAATGGTGTCTGCAACATACATGAATATTATCATAGTTGCGGATGTCTGGCTAACTTTTTGCCTAATAATAATGCTACAGATAGATTGTCAGTAGGATGTCATAGGAGAAAACCTCTTAATTGCCATAATAATGGATCCTCATCAGATGGATTCCTCAAATATTCTAGTATCAAATTGCCAGATACAAAGCACTCTTGGTATAATGAATCTATGAGCCTTCAAGAGTGTGAACGACTTTGCTTGAGGAATTGCTCTTGTATGGCTTATTCCACTCTCAATATAAGTAATGGAGGAAATGGGTGTTTGATTTGGTATGATGATTTAGTTGATATGAGAATAATACCGGATGGGCAAGACATATACATCAGACAGGCTGCTAGTGAAATACCAG GGTTAACACCAGAACCACATCACTTAAACTCATTGGGGAGGAAAATAAAAATCCTTGTGCTTTGTTTGTCGATGCTGGTTGTAATAGTTCTTGTTGGGGTGTCTCTTTACTTGTATATTtgcaaattaaaaaggaaagaaCAAAAGTTGAAGCAAGAATTAGAGCTCCCACGTTTCGATTGGTCAACAATATCAAGAGCTACAAATAACTTCTCAGTGATGAACAAGTTAGGCCAAGGTGGATTTGGAGCTGTATACaag GGTGCATTGGATGGGGGAGAAGAAATAGCTGTAAAGAGACTATCAAAGAATTCCACTCAAGGTCTTGAGGAATTCATGAATGAAGTCATTTGTATTGCCAAATTACAACATCGAAATCTTGTTAAGCTTTTGGGGTGCTGCATTAGCGGCGAAGAAAAGATGTTGATCTATGAATACATGCCTAACAAAAGTTTGGACTTCTTCATATTTG ACTTTGGCTTGGCTAGGAGTATACTAGGAAATGCAACTGGAGATAACACAAAACGAGTTGCTGGAACATG TGGGTATATGTCTCCAGAATATGCCGGACATGGAATCTTTTCTATTAAATCAGATGTGTTTAGCTTTGGTATTTCAGTACTTGAGATAGTCAGTGGTAGGAGAAATAGTGAGTTTATCAATGAAGATCAATACGTGGCTCTTCCCGAACAT GCATGGAAGCTTTATAGAGAAGGAAACTCAATTGCGCTGGTTGATGAGCATATAACTGGTTCATATGATGTAGTTCAAGTTCTAAGGTCAATCCATGTCGGCCTTCTATGTGTGCAACACTCTCCAGAGGATAGACCAGATATGTCATCTGTAGTTCATATGTTGGTTAATGATTTAGCATTACCTCAGGCTAAAGAGCCTGGCTTCTTTTTTGGCAAGGAATATTCTTCAGGGACACATGCAAAAGGTTCTCAAAATGAAGTTACAATTACGACATTAAATCCTCGTTGA